A window of Elgaria multicarinata webbii isolate HBS135686 ecotype San Diego chromosome 2, rElgMul1.1.pri, whole genome shotgun sequence contains these coding sequences:
- the SRP14 gene encoding signal recognition particle 14 kDa protein yields the protein MVLLESEQFLTELTRLFQKCRTTGSVYITLKKYDGRTRPIPRKGHVEGFEPVDNKCLLRATDGKKKISTVVSSKEVNKFQMAYSNLLRANMDGLKKKDKKSKNKKSKATQ from the exons ATGGTGCTGCTGGAAAGCGAGCAG TTTTTGACAGAATTAACAAGGCTTTTTCAAAAATGCAGGACCACAGGCAGTGTCTATATAACACTAAAGAAAT ATGATGGTCGGACAAGACCCATTCCACGGAAGGGACACGTTGAGGGGTTTGAGCCTGTCGACAACAAATGTCTTCTTAGAGCAACAGATGGGAAGAAAAAGATAAGCACAGTG GTGAGTTCAAAGGAGGTCAACAAATTCCAGATG GCCTATTCAAATTTGCTCAGAGCTAATATGGATGGTTTAAAGAAGAAAGACAAGAAAAGCAAAAATAAGAAAAGCAAAGCAACACAGTGA